The region CTGTATTCCACATATGGTTCATCCATAGTAGTTAATGGGAAATGCATATACCAGGACCTGATGCCACCTGCTGGTTTATGTATAGGGCTCTCCCTCTCACATTTACTGCTGAAATAAAACACAAATATCCTATACACCAAGAAGACAAAACACTGTTAAATCAAAACAAGACATGCCATGTTACATTTTTGGGGAGAATTCAAAAAGAGTTTGGGCCACCCATACTTGCCAAGTAAACAGTACACACATTACTAGAGCAACCAACTCAATTGACATACACTAACTTTTTATTGTGGAACTTGAAGTATATGACTTGACAATGAGCTACATGAAAATCACttcaaatatatatttaaacatATTTTCCCTTTAAGTTTGAACCAAATGAGCTCTTAAAATAGTTACGTTTCCTCTCGATTAAGAATATATTGAGAGGACACTCAAAACTGAAACAACAACACTTCAGAGGATTTGAGAATCAGGCTAATGAGACCAAGATATTAGGGTTCTGTCCTTATTTTAGCAGCTTACAGTGCCTTATGTGTCATCACCTATACATAAACCCCAAGAAAATGTACCGTACAGATATCACACAGCAGACACAGTTATTACTATGCCTCGGAGGTGGCaccacaggtcccagagtggtgggGCGATTATTTTTTTCCTGGGGCCCATAGTTTTTCCTGATCTGGTAACCTAACGAGGTAAAACTCTGGACCTTATATGGTATGACATGATTCATcagttgtaaaaaataaaataaaagcttTAATATGGGCTATGATGAGAGCAGCGTTTTCTAATCAGGTCACGTTTATAATAACCAGGAGAAAAATAACCTGGCAGTGGGGAGGATAAAAACCCTGTCAAACTGCAGCAACCTGTTCATATGAGTTATATTTCAAAGCTAGACTAACAGGGTTTCTCTCTACACAGACATAGATACAGCAATATGATTGGATAATAGAGGTCACAAAGCTTAGCTTGCTTTATGCAAGTTTGCATTGTGGAGGCCTGCCCTCTGCAACTGTAGGCCTAATAAAACATTGAACTCACAGTCTATGTCAGCTATTGTGTTTACTCGTTAATTCCGGTTAATCATTTTTGGATAGAAAAGGTCTAGGCAGCCCAAGTGTGAATATAAACCAAATATGATCTGTTCCTAACACAAACAAATGGAGCAATAAATACATACCTTTTCCGCTTCGTTTACCCCGGCCAGAGGTGGACCAACCGGCTGGCAGATGGTGTTATTATTCCTTGTACGTCGTTTGTCATCTGCGTCCGACAGGAATGTAATTCAGCCGGCTATACACTTGTGTCCCCTGGCCATTGGCTCGTACATAAAACCTTTTTTTTCAGGCTGTAAAGGCGTCAGTTGCCTTGTTAACTAGCTTTAATGCCAAgccagcaaaaaaataaatatgggAAAAATATGTATTGTCTTAATAAAACATTTTCAAATGGATAATGCTACTTCCTGGTGTTGTACACAGCATTCAGCCAGAGGTACGCAACCCACTGTTGCAACTTGATTGGCTGAACATCAGGAAGTAGCATCAGCCACtctagcatggtggtggaaaattGTGTTTTATGAACAGGATTATTAAACTAGCATATGGAGTTGTTTTACGGCCATTCCAATGGTAatttgctatttgatttagaattttaagaccTCTTTAAGCtatccaaaatatatatttaaaaatatatttgatgaaacattgaatttggccttactgctattcgcCCATAGAAACAGATTCACTGCAGTTTCACTGCATGGGACAACAGTCCCCAAAAAAatcaaaaggaagtttgttctgaaatatatctgagagatataagaaagatcaggaaactaTTCATATATTTTTGTACACCTATTTAACCCTAGATTTTAGGCACTAAACTActtccatatatacttccattcattttttaaaacttgtACCGGGGTACCTTCAGGCGAGGCTTGAAAAtcgtcctagagcaaaacaagaAGGGGTCATATTTTTGTGTAGGCCAAACCGCTAAAGACGTTTTtatgtgagaagaccgattttcgggatgtctcatggtctgacaaacaccaaacactgctgtagctcagcaacctttcactgcagatgtgaATGTGGTGGATTGAAAGGCATCCAAAGCATCCAAGCAAATCTATCTAGCTTTAACAGATGGATTTTGATGGAGATTTTGACATTATGCTAATTACAATTTTGCCGTGGAAATCGACTCGAGGGGGTTAAGGGGACACACTCTTTTCACACTCCGATACAAAGTGATTGTCATAGCAGGATAAGAGAGAATTTaagctaacccttttcctaacctttaCCTTAGTCTCATAACTTTCTATGGTAATTCTCCTAAGGGGACACACTCTTTTCACACTCCGATACAAAGTGATTGTCATAGCAGGATAAGAGAGAATTTAtgctaacccttttcctaacttTTACCTCAGTCTCATAACTTTCTATggtaattctcctaacctgctgtgtaTGTTCTCCTAACCTACTACGAAAACATCAATTTGTTATTGAAGTGACGTGAAAAGACTGTTTCCCTTTTATTAAGGCAGTACGCATATTTTTCATGGGTATTTTTTCAGGCGGCTCACCTTTAAAGCTTGTTGAGGAGGCAATCAATGCCCTTGCAGCCTGAATGGAGGACAAATTAAGTCAAATGAATAATAGCGCAATTTGCCGGCAGGTTGAGCTAGGCTAGAGGGACAGGGTGTAGTAGACTGTTTGCAGTTGCTGTTGttagtagcctacagttgatcagactgaagAATCGTCTTGTTTCCATGcaatacagcatgtcagattgCTAATGTTCAGGTGTAGGCTGCTACAACATTTATGTAAAGACTTTTTGCTTGTGTCTGTCGGGAATGATATGTTATCACATTTGCTAAATAAATACTGAGGAAAGTGAAGCGTGCCTTGAGCTTTGTGCCTGGCCTAACCTAAACCTAATGTAGCAGGTGTAAAATAAATGCCTGAGTGGAGCTCCGGTTATCAATGGAAAAGGAAGCTAGGTTGAGTTAGCTGTGTCCCTGAAAACTGGGTGCATCCGGTTGTTGGCAATTCAGGTGAGAGTGTGCCAGGCCAGACCTGTGATTTCCGTTCATCTCTTTTGTCAAGACACTGCAGCAGAACAGCGATGTGAAGGACAGAGAAATTGTGAGCGAGTTGACAAATCATGAGGCAAATCGGTCTAAAAAAACGGCACATTTCCCCTAGTTTTTTACGCCTTTCTCGtcaatatttttttgtaaactAAATCAGAAGTTGTggagccctgccacatctgataaAAAAATGCTGGTGCAAATGCCAGCTCGCCACACGTTTTCCAGCGGCCCTGTTCTGCCAGCTTAAGCTTTTCTTGAGAAAAAATGTCTCCCTCACAATCACAGATCCTCTATGCTGCCTATGATATTAAGCCCTTTTTAAAATACCGTTCATGTGcttccccacacacaaacacacacacctacacacacacacaccatgtccttGCTGTGTTCTTGCTGTCTGAATCATAATCCTCTAAAGAAAGACGAGCAGATTGACACATTGCCATCAACATACTGACAAATTAACCTTTGAAGTGAAAGCATGACGTGAGAAAAAAAGGTGAATTCAGGACTAGGTGTCCATATATCTACACGTGAGACCAAAAAAAACCCTTTACATCGTGTGAGTGAGTGAACGTACCCATCGATTTGTTGAAGTGGAAAATATCTACACTAAGTAAGAGTTCAATCAAATTCCCTCCAGCCAGGTCAGGTCCCTGACATTGGTCCTCCCAGCCACCAGGGGGCTACACGTCAGTGCTGACACTGTGGCTGTGGGTGACCACCTCCCTCATGGTGACAGAGCGGATGAGGTTGAGCTTGTGGTTGAAGCTGGCCAGGTCCATGGGCAGGTCCAGCTCCTGCTGCTGCACAGTCCTGTAGCTGATGCGCCCACCGCCGTTACGCAGCCTCTCAGAGGGGTGCTGCAGGTAGAAGGGCAGGGAGTAAGGCGTGCAGGAGGGGCAGAATGTATGGGAGCGTGTCACTGGTTTGCGGACCAGGGGCGGAGTATAGACAAAGGCGGGCCCGTTAGGCTCGGAGGGGGGCGTGGTCATCACGTCGAGGTCCCCAGCTGTGTGTACtggtgtggggagagaggacatggtggtGATGTCCGgttgctcctcctcctccctctctggctcctccCTCTTACAGCAATAATACTGCAGAGAGAATCATATGAAAGAGTGAACAAGCTGGTCGCCGTAAACCCTGAGCATACATGCACTTATCATATCTAAGTTAGACAAAACTATAACCTACCTGCAACCTACAGTAGCACAGTACTGCAACGATAGTCAGTAAGATGACTGTAGCTAGAATTCcaccacagataaccactgtccCGGCTGACATTCGAAGTCCTCTCCATCAACACTCTGcaggagaagaggataggaggagagatggattgAAAGGGGGTGCGGTGCTTAAACTTACATCATCTGTCAGTTATGTACTGTAGATTTGTATCCTTGCCAACAGCACTCATTGGGAATCTGATGTTGCTGCTTTTAGTGATCACTTCCACTCTTTGAATCAAAGGACTGGTCATAGTGCAGTAATTGCACATTCCTTCAGATCATCTGGTCAACTTAAAGAGTCAAAATGGTGATATTGCCATTTTAGTACCTGTTCAGGTGGGAGGGAGTTTCAGCCTGTTCAGTTGGAATGGAGTTTTGGTCCACAGCATGACATCAAAATCTGATCTGATTATTCTGACCAATGACCAGTCATGTTTTATTTGCATATGTGTCCTACTTTGAAGGGGTAAGTGGGGTTGGCTCGAGAGTCAAGAAGTTCCTATCCAGCCAATCAAGGCTGTTTATGTTAATATATTTAAATGTGCATCAACACGCCTGAACGGTCACACTGAGCATTTCAAAGGCGAAAGGAGGCTCAGGGAAATAAAttataaaaaatatgttttaagttattttcatgaaataaacCCACAGTGATGTATTAGAGATACAGTGATGATTTAAAAATGAAATTGAAAAGACTGCATGAGTGCTTTAAGCTATTTCACagaaatacagtatgtacatcaGAGGGGATATTGAAAAGCCATCGATTTACTAGTTTTAGAGAGAAAATCAAGCTCAAATCCAATGGTTTACGCAGAGACATGGTAAAAGAACTGTGGCATATACTATAAATACACACGGTTGTATGATTCTTAAATTAAATCATATCCTCCTGATATCCTGAGTCCATCTTAGCTTGCTTTTCCTACTGCTGAGACTGTTAGATACTGTGGGAAATGTTCTTGGAACATGTCCTTGGGACCATCATGGAATAATGCATGGGAGTTACACAGCAGAAATGACATCAAACCCAGAAATAGCCCCAACACTaaggcagagacagagaaaggctcCCATTTGAATTTCAATAAGACGCTTATTTTCCACCTGATTCTCACCTCCTACTAAATCAAAGCAATCAAAGCCCAAAACAACCACTCACACATAATATTAATCAGGAATATTGTAGAACATTTCACCAGACCAAAGTAGTTATGGATCAAAGTTGAAGATGCTTGATGCTGTAGATGTCTGGACTGTTCTATTGAGTGTCCCCTGCTCAAGCAATCGTTAATGGAATGGTCACTTCTAAAGCAGTTAGGAGTGATATGTGATAGGTTTGATAGTCAAACGGCTGGTATCTCATCTCAATAGCTATGAAAGACTAGCTTGTATGTAGAGCTACACAATTTCTCGCGATGACCATACAGATACTGTATTCTCTAACAGAAAAATGTCTAACCTTGCTGAAGATATCTTGTGACAGATAAGGAAAATGGTGGCCACCACAAATGCTCAGACCATTATTTATCCTATCCTCCCTGAGTGTGGCAGCTCAGCTTGCCACATCTCTCAGACCTAAGCACTTCATCAGCCCCAGGATCCAGAGTCAACCCAACATATTGCATTCTGTTCTCATGACGAGCTGGCATGGACATCAGTGTCCCTGAGCGTAGGGAGTCATTTTCACCCATAGATTCACCATCAAACACAAATCACTGGCCAAAGACATGCGGCCAAGACTCAAAAGGTAATCATGATCCACACTGTAGAACACACAATTACTTTCACAGTAGAGCTGGCATTATTGTATTGACCATGGCTCTCAGATTGGAATCTATTGAAATAGATCTTTCTGAGAACAATCTCTGACATGACCTCTAGAGACTCTAAAGACATTCAACCGACTCTCTAAGTCAATGGACAGGCTTTTACACTTGGTATTCTATCGTCAACTAACCATGAACGTTTCCCTCAGACTGAAAAAATGCTATTTCGTTGGAGAAAGTTCAattgtttatttgtttaacagATTTGTACAAGGCATCTAATCATAATAAACAATTGCAGTGTTGAACCATTGAACATTTTTTGCtaaaacccccacagcacattaCAGATATAGGCTATAACATTAAATAATCGCTTGGTCCAAGACAGAGATGCATATCCGGGCCACGAGTGAAAAATATCCCCCACAGGCTACGCACTTCAGCCAATCTACCAGTCTGCACAGAGTTGCTTTAGGTTTTAACCGCACCGCTGCATGGAGAGcatatcagcaccatggacagccgCTCAGTGCCCAGAGCACGCGACCAGTGAACTGGATTGATCAAATTCATGTCGTATTAAATGATCATGATCGCCTAGATAGTGTCTCTTTCACTCTCATGACACGTTTcactttctatctctgtctcatcGAATCTCTTTATCTATCCAGTTTCATGATCCAAACTTATGCCTTCAAGATAGCATTTAGTCCACGTACAGTTATTTAAAAAGGCCATAATCACCAGAATATGACGGAACAAAGAAACACAAACTTTTCTCAATATACAATAAACCAATTGCAAAAAGCAAAGGTTTTTATAATATGCCCAAATTAGCTAAGTTTAGCCAACTCCATGAGCACAAGCAAGACGGTCAATTAATTTAGTTAAAACAAAGACACCAGACCAATCAAACTACTTCATGAATAAACTACTCACGCGCAGGCTATAATCTTACCTCTATAAGTATTTGAATCGTCCCATGTTGCTTCTCCGGCGCCTACGGCTCCTGCAACACCGGTTCTGGGCATCCGTGTGGCAGCCACGTGACGCTCAAAGGCAGCCGCGCCTGAAGGTGATTGATAGAGTTTCAACAGAGAGGAATGGACCTCTCATAAGCTACTGCTACTCTTCGGAGCACACATTTGTCTTGTACCTTTAACACTGAACACCACAAAAGTGACTATCCCTGTGGATCTTCTGTGGTAAAGCACTCATTTCCTTGGGAAAAACGAGTCGGATCTAAAAGAAACCAAACATAATTAAATTTCCATCACAATTTCCCAGGTTTATCGCCATCTGTCTTCATTTCCAAAAAGGGTTGAAGAGATGGGTGCTTTCAAGCAATATTGAAAGATAACTGAAGTAGGCCTACAAGTTTATTTGGATGCTTATGCAAGAATGGTTATGCGCAACTGAATTATTTCCCGCGCTCCCAAGTACATTTTCTCCTTACCGCGTAATTTTTCCAGGGACATTTGATAGGGGAAAGCTGAAGAATGGCACTAATGATGCAAAATACATTactaaaaaaatgaaataaactgctaaaaataaataaagatgaCGACCCAAAAAGAGAAAAAAAGGTTGGTAATTGCTCAGCGGATATCATGAAATGTATTATCTTTTCCGCGTGCGTTGTCCTGTGCCGTCCCCTATGTATTGCACTTTAGCAGGACATCGGACCACGCGCGCATTAGTTTCCTCTGCTGATCTGACGAAATGTGGCCATGCGGCAAAGCAGCGGTGCGTTGTTTTTCATTGACGCACTTTTACTAAAGGGCATACAGTTGACTTTCATGATAGAATAACTGTGCATCTACAGGGTCATCGTTCTTTCCAGTTGCCACACAACGATATGGAGAAGGATGTAATTGATTAAAGCATCCTTAGTCGGTTTCCTTGAAGAATTGCCAAGAGTTGACAGTTATTAGGACAACTGGATGAGCTGTGTGGGATAGGACCTACAAATTACAATTTGATGGTATTTCTTCAGAAGGAAATACAACATTTACTATAAAGATATAATAGAAATGCTGAATCCCTTATCATATCAATTTAGCACTAACAATGTTCATAAGAACCCTTAAATATCTGTAATTATTTGAGCTTGAACTTCTGATCTCAACAGTAGAGAAATCATCAAACATTGCCTTCAATGAGTCAGAAAGAATCAAATTGTCAGCTGGGAGAGGCACTTAGTCAGAATCACGGATTTAGTTTCCACAAGTATTATCTAACCTTTTCCTATTATCTAacaacctttctctctctctatctcgcacgcacgcaggcaggcacgcacacgcacgcacacacacaatccccttcatctctactctctcccagCACTTTGCCTGGCCCTGAAATCTTGTTACCCACTGCTACCACTTTGAGAATGGCCAAGAAAAGAAGATAGTCTGAGGGAAGTGGGGAAAAAACACAGATTTTATTGCATTAATTATTCAGATGTTAAAGGAGGCTGAGATTCCACTGTATTGTACAGACAAGGACGTGTAATATTTATGAGTAGAGATGTGGTGTGATGATGGTTGGGTTATTTTCCGTCTTGTACTGTTCTGGTTCGTCTTCCATTCAGGTCTGCTTGCGTTATCCCCATCACCCCATCAGGAGCCCATGAAGCACTGGTGGTGTACTGTATATCGACTGTGATCTGTGTAAGATGGCCTGAACACACTCATATAACCTGAACCATAATGTCACAACATCTCTGCAAACAAAAATGAGTTGTTAGGACATCCCGGAAAGTCACAAAATCGTTGTCTAAAGTCATCAggacgttgtgtcatggtcccctggaggttttgtctagttcACAGTTTGTCCCGGGGACGTTTTTAGTACATTCTTGggatgttgtgtcatggtcccctggaggttttgtTTAGTTCCCAGTTTGTACCGGGGAAGTTTTTAGTACATTCTTAggacgttgtgtcatggtcccctgaaGGTTTTGTCTAGTTCCTGGTTCTTGGGATGTTGTGTCATGGTCGCCTGGAGGTTTTGTCTAGTGTATTATAGGCAATGTATGTGTAGGGACTTCCAAAATTATACAGACTTTGTGGTGCAGCAGAATGAATAGCATGCCCCAAAACCAGAGGTTGTGAATTCAAATCCCAGGTGTGGTCATATTGAAAAGTTAGTGCTAAGTGATGATGTCAAATGTAATCATAATTGATTGAAGAGTTGTTTACTATTTTAGCTGACCAGCATACCACTTGTCACGAATATCAccaaaggtggctccccttcccattcgggcggcgctcggtggtcgttgtcgccggtctactagctccaCTGacgacggtggagagtccagaccaggtttccaccgtaCGCATTTCCGcagagtatgccgatttggctatcgccttcagtaaaaagaaggcgacccaattaccaccccatcgacagggggattgcgtgataaacctccaggtACACGCTGCACtccccaggagtcacgtgtaatcctttgtcccaggaggagacgttggctatagagacatatgtcacggaagctctgggacaggggtacattcggccctccatgttccccgtctcctcgagtttcttttttgtgaagaaaaaggagggtggtttgcgtccgtgcattgattatcgaggtctcaattcCATCACGGTGTgttttagttacccactacctctcacatTGAGCGGGCGCTAAGGGAGGAACCTGCTCCTCCACAGTGCCCGGAGGGTCGTAGGTACGTGCCACTCGCTGTTCGTGATCAATTGATTTGGTGGGCTCATAGTCTACCCTCGTCTGGTCACCTGGGTATTTCGAGGACAGTGCAAAGTCTTagggggaagtactggtggcccaccttagtTAAGGACGTGCGCAttctatgtctcctcctgttcaagGTGGGTGTatgcccagagtaaggctcctaggcacttgccatcgatcctactcccatcGAGGCTGGGGAAGTGGTAGGTGGACAGGACCCCTAAGGGAGGAACCTGCTCCTCCACagtccacaacggccgtggtccCATCGTCTATCTGGGTGGACTTTCTCACTGATCTTCCCCCGTCTCAGGGAAACACGatgatcctggtcgttgtggatcggttctctaagtcctgccgtctttTCCCGTTgcctggtctccctacggccttacagactgcggaggctctgttcacccatgtcttccggcactacggggtgcccgaGGACATTGTTTCTGATCAGGGTCCCCAGTTTACATCACGAGTGTGGAAGGCatttatggaacgtctgggggtcacgggagagtaatgggcaggtggagagagtgaacgtGTTCGCAACGGGGGACATGATCtgggggaggggggtactgtcacgaatatCACCGAAGGTAGCTCCCCTTCCAGTTCGGGTGGCGCACGGCGGtcatcgtcgccggtctactagctgccaccgatccctctTTTCCCttttcgtttggttttgtctaattgttttcacctgttccttgttggggttttgggGTTGGGATTATTTAAGTTCGGTTAGCCCACCtgtgtttgtgcgggcttgtaACTGTTTATGTTAGAGGTGTACTCTGATTATTGttgggttttcgctgtccggtATTACCAGTTGCACTTGGGTTTGGTATGTTACGCCTGTGTTCGGCGTCACCCATTGTACGTGTTCCTGTTTTGCACACTAAAGCGTTTTTTCCCCAGATACTtctgctctctgtgcctgactccacacacatCCTCTTCGGGCGTTACACCACTTACCTTAAAATCCCCATACCATTTTATGACTTTACTTCTAATGGTTTGGGACACCTGGGACCATCATGTGACAAAAACCTCCAAAGGACCATGAGACAACATCCTGGGAACTTACAGTGAACTACACAAAGGTCCCCAGAGAACGTTCCCTTGGGTCTATCATGCGAAGTCCTAAGGACTAGTCAAATGAAAGTCCTGAGAACGTCCTAAAAAGGTCCTGAAATGGTCCTCAGTGACGTCCTGGGAACTTACAGGGAACTAGACAAAGATCTCCCAGAGAACGTTCCCTTGGGACTATCAAAAAtaattatatgtgtgtgttttattgtcACACATCGGacgggtgcagtgaaatgtgttgttttacagggtcagccattgTAGTACAGCACGCCTAGAGCAAATTGGGTttatgtgccttgctcaagggcacattgacagatttttcccCTTGTCGGCTTAGGTATTCAAAcaagcgacctttcagttactggcccaatacttTAACCTCTAGGCAACCTGCCACCCTATCATGCGATGGCCTAAGGACTAAAGTCCTAATAACATCCTAAAAAGGTTCTGATTACATAAAAGTCCCCCAGAGAACGTTCCCTTGGGACCATCATGCGACGTCCCCTTGACCATCATGAAACGCCCCCTTGTGGTCATTGAATGTTCTATGGCTAACGTCACGCTGAAAACCTTTAAGGGACCTAATGGGAACGTCCTTGAACATCCCTAGGACGTCCCCTGTTTACGGGGATACAAGTGATTTGGAGATGTATCCCCACCACATGGTATGTATAACTGTATATAGTGTCTGATGCTTTGGTCTCAGCAATATGATAGAACAGTATAGGCCTGCCGGAACTGCAGATACAAAA is a window of Oncorhynchus keta strain PuntledgeMale-10-30-2019 chromosome 25, Oket_V2, whole genome shotgun sequence DNA encoding:
- the LOC118357905 gene encoding protein FAM163B-like; translated protein: MSAGTVVICGGILATVILLTIVAVLCYCRLQYYCCKREEPEREEEEQPDITTMSSLPTPVHTAGDLDVMTTPPSEPNGPAFVYTPPLVRKPVTRSHTFCPSCTPYSLPFYLQHPSERLRNGGGRISYRTVQQQELDLPMDLASFNHKLNLIRSVTMREVVTHSHSVSTDV